The DNA region TGCTGCTTCCAGTGGATAGCTTTGCCAAAGGGGAATTAGTCTATGTCGTACCGATTGAAAAAACAGTTGAAAAGGGATTGTACTCCTTTTTGAAAAGAGCCGTTGAAACAGCTGAGAATGAAAATGCTGACGCCATTATTTTTGAAATAAATACCCCTGGAGGAGCAGTTGATGCTGCTACAGATATTGGTAAGCTGCTTACTTCCACGAATATCAAGACAGTAGCTTTTATTAATAACCGAGCGTTATCCGCTGGTGCATATATTTCATTAAATATGGATGAAATCTACATGGTAAAAGGAGGGACTATTGGGTCGGCTGCGATCATTGACCAGCAAGGTAATACAGCTGGAAAAAAAGCGGAATCCTATTGGTTTGCCGAAATGAAAAACGCGGCAAAGCATGCTGACCGGAATCCAATTTATGCTCTGGCGATGGCTGATGAAAATGTTGATCTACCAGAGTACGGAGCCGAAAAAGGGAAATTATTAACATTAACCTCCGAACAGGCTGTAGAGGTTAAATACGCTGAAGGAATTGTTAACAATCTTGATGAACTGCTTGAATTACTCGGATATACCGAAGCGGATGTAAGACCTCTTGAAGTAAGCATGGCAGAAAAAATTGCCCGCTTTATCACGAATCCATTTGTTTATTCAATTTTACTAACGATTGGTTTCCTTGGTATCGTACTGGAATTATTCTCACCAGGTTTTGGGGTTTCCGGGTTTATCGGAATATCAGCATTGCTGCTGTTTTTTTACGGACATCTCGTCGCTGGACTTACTGGCTATGAAACCCTTATTCTATTTATTACCGGACTCGCCCTTATATTATTAGAGTTATTTATATCAGGAGGTATAGTAGGGATCCTCGGTTTTGTGGCAATTATTTCAAGTTTATTTTTAGCAGCAGATAACGTGGTACATATGGGAATATCCCTGCTTATAGCCATTGTCGTTTCCATCTTGATTTCTATTTTATTGATTAAGGTTTTTGGTAAAAAATTGCGACTGTTTAAAAAGCTCATTTTAACCGATTCCACGAATACAGAAAGCGGATATGTTTCTAATATAAATCGATCAGAATTAGTTGGTTTGGATGGCTATGCGTTAACCATACTACGACCATCCGGCACCATCCTTATTGGTAACGAACGGATAGACGCCGTAAGTGAAGGAGCCTTTATTGACAAAGGTTCCAAGGTAAAAGTAGTAAAGGCAGAAGGAGCCCGAATTGTTGTCAGAGCCAGAACAAACTTGGATAAATAGTCGGTGTGTTTTTTCAACAGGGCAGGATATTCTGCTTTTCAAAAGCAAAGTAACCTGCCCTTTAACTTCTCATATTGAGTGACTGTCACAACCCGAGTTTTGATGTTTAAGGGTTAGTCGAAAAGAAATAAGTGGATAATAATGAAAACAACTAGAATATGGAGGAATAACGAATGAAATTTCCAAATGATGCTGATGGAGATGCTTTACAAAGTTTATATAAAGATGGAGTAGATTTTAAAAAACAACAATCAGTGGACTTCTTTGTTGCCGTTCCTGATAAAGCAACAGGTGAAGAATTATCGCAAGTACTAAAAGGCGAAGGATTCAATTGTTTCTTAGACCAAGACGACGAAACGGAAGAGTGGGCCTGTTGTTGCACGAAAAGAATGTTATTAAATTATAATGAACTAATAAAAATACAGAATAAATTAGATAACTTAAGTAAACCACATGGTGGTTTTGCTGACGGTTGGGGCGTTTTTGTAGAATAGAAAAAAGAATAGCGTGTTATCATTTATTGATGAAAGTGGTGCCATTCCAAATAGGGGATGGTGCCTTTCTTTTTATCCTAAATACTTCGATTTCAAATATTAATGAATTACTAGTGTATTAGATATGGTAAAAGTGCTAGGCTCTATCCAAAAAATGGAGGTTGCCTTTATTCTTTAATCAATCTTACATTTCACTCATTCACCAAGGCCGGCATGTTGCCCTAAAGACAGTATCCTGCCTATTTTTGTAAATTACACTTGACTCGATGTGTTTACTTTACATTTAGTATAACCGGTTTGACCTTTTGTAAAATTAATCATACAAGGAGGTGTGAATGATGACTTGGAGTAACAAGACAAACGATCGTGGCTCTCGAAAAGGGAAACTACTCCCATCTTTGGAACTGGCTTTTCGCATTGCTCATGCCTTTAACTTACCGTTGGAAGAGGTCTTCTTTTATGGAGATAACAAGACCGAGTAAGTTGCTTTCCCGTCTTTGAATTGATAAACGTGAGAGGATTAAAAGATGAATTCAAAAAAAACAGCAAGAATTATAGGGGTACTGTTTATACTCGCAGCAGTTACAGCGGTGATAGGTCTTAATTTATACGACCCTATCTCAAACGGTCCCGATTATCTGAGAAATGGTTCCGAACACGCCAACCGAGTGGTAATTGGAGCCTTAATGGAATTAATGCTTGTTGTTTCATCGGTGGGAACGGCCACTACTATGTTTCCATTGTTAAGGAAGTATAATGAAACAATCGCAATATGGCATGTTTGCTTCAGGTTTCTTGAAGCAGTAGTTATTACAGTTGGTGTCATCAGTGTTTTAACCCTCTTAACCCTAAGCCAGGAATTTGTTGCAGCAGGAACCCCAGATCCTTCATCCTATCACGCTTCAAGAAAATAGGGTCAGTTCCCCGTTCAAGTAAAACATTACTGTGCCGGGGGACTGGCCCTGTTTTTGGCCCGAGATGAAGAAAAAGATAAAATAGTTTCTTGTGTTATTTCTAGAAAAAGAGAGAAAATAATGTTTGACAATTCGGAAAATTCATATTAAACTTTAAATAATAAAACTGGTACGTATAACCTGATAACAGGTATTGTTTACATCAGCATAAAAGGACTTCGTCTAATCAATGTATGAAGGGAAATAATCCATATATTTATTGAAAAGAGTTGATTACATGTTAGATGAAAAAAGTGTCATCCCTCTTTATTACCAACTTAAAGAGATATTAAAGGAAAAAATAAAAGACAGTTCATGGGAGGAAGGATTAAAGGTTCCATCCGAAAGAGAGCTGATGGAATTCTATGGTGTAAGTCGCGCAACAGTTCGAAAAGCAATAAGTGAACTCATGATGGAAGGATTGATCTTTAGTAAACAAGGTGTTGGAACCTTTGTTTCCAAAACAAAAATTACACAGAATTTAATAGGAGAACTAAGCTTTAATCGGCAAGCAATACTTCAAGGATTAACTCCAAGTTCAAAGGTTGTTTACGCAGCTTTGGAATCACCTCTACCTAACCGCATCGTGGATATTTTCAATTTAAATCAAACTGAGAAAATTCATAAAATCATCCGAGTTCGTTCAATAAATAACACTCCATTAATATTAGAAACTTTATACATCCCATACAAATTTGCACCAGAAATATTAAATCAAGATTTAAAGAATATTACAGTATTTAATTATTTGGAAAATGAGTGTAAGCTAACTTTCACTCACTCTACCCTTGAAATTGAACCTATAGCAATTAATGAATTTGAATCAAATTTCTTAGAAATAGAGGTTGGTAAACCGTCTCTATCGCTAGAGCGAGTGATCTATTTCCATGAGCAAGTAATCACCATTCAAAGACGAATTATGCGTGGGGATCGAGGAAAGTTTTCCCTGACTTTAGGGGAAAAACCAAAAAAACACGAAGATTATCTTGTTGGTATTGAATTTAACGAGTAAGTCAAATTTTAATGCGGTTTTCATCATCCCAAAATATTAGTAAAAGAAGGGGAGAGTGAATGAATTCAAATATAAGGATTCTAATAAAATTACTTTTCACTTTTTTAAAGATAAGCCCAATCACCTTTGGTGGCGGTTATGCCATGACTACATTAATTGAATTAGAAGTCGTAAATAAAAACGAATGGATAAAAAAGGAAGAAATCATTGATGTATTCACTATTGCACAAACCTTGCCTGGAGCGGTTGCGATAAATTCCGCCATATTCATTGGCTATCGTGTAGCCGGTTTTACTGGTGCCGTGGTTTCATTAATTGGCATTTTGTTCCCTACCTTTTTGATTGTCATATTGGTTTCACTAATTTATTTCATCTTCAAGGACAATTCAATTATTAAAGCCGCATTTAATGGAATTGGTGCTTCAATCGTTGCTTTGATTCTATATGCAGGATTTTTAATTGGAAAGACAGCTATCAGAGGAAAAACGAGTGTATTTATCATGATCCTGAGTTTATTACTGCTAATCATTTTTCATATAAATCCGATCATATTGATAATTAGCGGGGCTTTGGTAGGAATGATTAAACTGAAACCTAAATCTGTTGGTGAAAAAGGGGGGGGAATAACTACTAGGGATGAGCAAATGTTGTTTATAAAGAAAGTTAAAGAGGAATAATTATGATGTATTTACAACTTTATTGGGGATTTTTTCTAGTTGGCTGTTTTTCATTTGGCGGAGGCTATGCCATGCTCCCTCTAATTGAAAGGCTAATATCTAGTCATGATTGGATGACATCAGGACAGTTTGCAGAGGTTATTTCTCTATCAGGTATGCTCCCAGGCTCTATAGGGACAAATGCTGCTGTTTTTGTGGGTTTTCAAACAGGCGGAATAGCAGCTTCACTTGTTGCAACGGCTGGAATTATCACACCATCCTTAATACTAGTGGTTCTAATCAGTAAATTTTTTAAGCGCTTTCAAGATAGTGAAATTATTGAAAAAGCTTTTTATGGTTTAAGGCCAGTTGTCGTAGGATTGCTAGTCTATTCAGCTATTAAATATGCTTTTTCCTTAGAGATAATGACGACCATTTCTATAGAAACAATCATTTTTACTATTATGCTCATAATTTCCTTGCTTCTCTTAATCTATAAAAAAATCCACCCACTGTTCCTAATCTTCTTATCTGTGATAGGCGGAATAGCATTTTTGTAATCAATGTCCATTATTTTTTTGAAATGAAGGGGGTTAAGGTTTCTATGTCTATTCAAAAATTATTCGATCTCACTGGCCAAACAGCCATTGTTACAGGCGGTGGTAGAGGCTTGGGTCGCCAAATTGCATTAGGGTTAGCTGAGGCCGGGGCAAATATTGTTCTATGCTCAAGAAATCTTGCTGCTTGTGAAAGTGTAAAACAAGAAATTATTGATAAGGGTAGGGAGGCTATCGCATTATATGTAGATGTTACCAAACCGGATACAATTGATAAGCTTGTTGATGCCGCCATTAGCCAATTTGGGAAGATTACTATATTGGTTAATAATAGTGGGATTGGTGGTAGATTTCCAGCTGCAGAAATGCCGTTGGAAAAATGGCAGAGTGTTATTGATACGAATCTTACAGGTGTTTTTCTCATGTGTCAGGCAGTTGGCAAAACGATGATTGAAAATAGCTATGGAAAAATTGTTAATATTGGCTCAGCTGCAGGATTTAAGGGAACAGAGCCCTTTTGGCTGGATAATGTGGCATATAACTCAAGTAAAGGGGCGCTGTCGATTCTTACAAAGGATCTGGCGGTAAAATGGGGGCCCTTGGGCGTGTATGTAAATACTGTTGCTCCGGGTACATTTCCAACCGATATAAACCGGGAAAAGATAGCAAAAATTGGTGAAATCATGTTGGATAATATTCCATTACGAAGATTTGGTGGAGAAAACGATTTGATGGGAGCTGTATTATTCTTTGCTTCAGGAGCTTCCAACTTTTGTACAGGGCAGACGTTACCTATTGATGGAGGATTAACGGCAAAATAATATTTGGGTATGAAAAGCCCCATTTGGAAGCCTTTCCATTATTAGCCAAGACAATATTAATACACTGAAAACATTAATCGAGGAGGATACCTGATGAGTATTAAACCAAATGAAACAAAGCAGAACCCCAGTGAGAATGTAGCAACGGCAATAAACCCCAATCTCTACATGGGTGGATCTGTGGAAAAAGTGACAATGTCTAACGGTGCAATTGTTAATAAAGTATTGGCAAAGCATTATACAGATCTGCCAGGGCCTTCCATAACAAAATTAACAGACAAAATTACGGTTTTGGAAAATTACTCACTAGAAAATACAATCATTATTGAAGGAAAAGAGGGAATCATTGTCTGGGATACCGGTTCAAATTTGGGGATTGGTAAAAAGAAATATAAGGCACTAAGAAGTGTAACCGATAAACCGATTATGGCTATCATTTATTCTCATAACCACTACACGAAAGGGGCAAAAGCTTTCCTTTCTGAAGAAGCGGAAGATGGGTCTATCCAAATCATTGGTCACCCAGATATACATAAAAATACGATCAATTCAACGGCAGAGCTTGGAAAAGCAATCTCCAAATCAACAGCACAGCACTTTGGGTTATACCTGCCAAATCAAGGACCTGATGCACCGCCTATTAGCTATGATGGTGGAAGTGATGCTGACAAGTCTTCTGGTTATGTAAAGCCAAACTATGGGGTAAGGGATGGAGAAGAACTAATGGTCGACGGAGTTAGGATACAGTTCTTTTATACTCCTGCGGACACATTTGATTCAATCACTGCCTGGCTCCCTGATCACGATACAGTCATCACAAACAGTATTTGGCATGTCCTTCCCAATATGTATACGTTAAGAGGACAGCCTTATCGTGATCCCGATTATTGGATTAAAGGAATTGACCAGATTCGCAGTATTAGGCCTCAATATCTAATCACGTCACATGGCAATCCAATGAAAACTAGAGAAGCAAGCTATGAATTAGCGACATCTTATCGTGATGCCATGTCATTCATTTATTGTCAAACCATTCGATTGATTAATAAGGGGTTGAAGCCGGACGAGATTGCGGAGGAAATCACTTTGCCTGCCCATCTTTCGCAGCATCCTAGATTAATAGAAGTTTATGGTGAGTTCAAGCATCAGGTAAAGGGAGTTTACAGTGGTTTGATCGGCTGGTTTAGTTTAGATGCTGCCGACATAAATCCAGTGCCAATCTCCTTTAGATCACTGAAAATTATTGAAGGCTATGGCGGAATTCCTAAAGTTCTTAAAGCTTGCCGTGAATCCATTGAAAATCATGAATATGCATGGGCAGCGGAGCTGGTTACACATGTGTTGAATATACAGCCTGACCTGAAGGAAGCCCGCGAGATGAAAGCCGAAGCTTTAAGGGAAATGGGTCAATTGACATCGGCCCTATCATCAAGAGGCTTCTATCTTTCCCAAGCACTCGAGCTTGAGGGGAAGGTTGATCTATCAAACATCCCTAATTCGTTCTCGAAAAATTACGATAAAGCAGCAGCGCAAAAGTATCCAATCGAAACCTCCATCAAGCTGCTGGAGTATAAAATAATCCCAGGTAAATGTGAGCATCTTAATCGGATTTTATCCATTGAATTTACTGACCTAAATCAAACATTCGGTTTACACGTCAGAAATGGGGTTGCTGAATTTATTGATTCCCCTCCTAAACAGCCCAATATATCAATCGCTCTGCCAAGCACAGTTTGGTTAGACATCATTTTGGGCAAGTATACCATCGATGAGGCTCTCAATCATGATTCTGTCCAGATTAGTGGAGAGGGCTCAGCCATCAGTGAACTGATGCAAAGCTTTGATTTATAAACTAAACCTATCAAAGGAGGGAATGGCGGTATGGATCAAATGACAGAACAACATTTGAAATCTCCTTACCTTGGAGCACCCGTGGATCAAATGACAATGCCTCATGGAGCTTTTGTCAATAAACTTATGGGAGAAGCCTATGGGAAACGAAGAAAATCAAAAATTAGGAAAATAGGAAACCGAATTACCGTATTAGAGAGATTTTTCCTGGAAAACTCAGTAATTATCGAGGGTGAGAATAGCGTCATTTTCTGGGATACAGGTTCCAATATGGGAATTGGAAAAAAGAAATACCAATTGCTGCGGCAAATAACTGATAAACCAGTACGAGCCATTATTTACTCCCACAGTCATTATACCAATGGAGCAAGAGCGTTTGTCCCAGAAGGGGAAGAGGGAAAATTGATTGACATCATTGGTCATCCAGATATCCATAAAAATTGTATGAATTCCGGTATTGAACTGGGGCCAGCTTTCTCCCGTAATATTGCTCAGCATTTTGGCATGATGCTCCCTAGAACGGGTCATGATGCTTCGCCAATCAATTATGAAGGAGAGGATGGAGAGGATAAATCCTCAGGTTATATAAGGCCAACCTATGAGATTAAGCATGAAGAAGAATTAACGATTGATGGGGTGAGAATGCAATTTTTTTACTCTCCTTCAGATGCGAATGATTCGATTACCCTATGGCTTCCAGACGATGATACAGTGATCACGAACAGCATTCTTAGCTCGTTGCCCAATATGTATACAT from Neobacillus sp. FSL H8-0543 includes:
- a CDS encoding nodulation protein NfeD, translating into MNRIRIVAILSLLFGFMLMLLPVDSFAKGELVYVVPIEKTVEKGLYSFLKRAVETAENENADAIIFEINTPGGAVDAATDIGKLLTSTNIKTVAFINNRALSAGAYISLNMDEIYMVKGGTIGSAAIIDQQGNTAGKKAESYWFAEMKNAAKHADRNPIYALAMADENVDLPEYGAEKGKLLTLTSEQAVEVKYAEGIVNNLDELLELLGYTEADVRPLEVSMAEKIARFITNPFVYSILLTIGFLGIVLELFSPGFGVSGFIGISALLLFFYGHLVAGLTGYETLILFITGLALILLELFISGGIVGILGFVAIISSLFLAADNVVHMGISLLIAIVVSILISILLIKVFGKKLRLFKKLILTDSTNTESGYVSNINRSELVGLDGYALTILRPSGTILIGNERIDAVSEGAFIDKGSKVKVVKAEGARIVVRARTNLDK
- a CDS encoding ribonuclease E inhibitor RraB, giving the protein MKFPNDADGDALQSLYKDGVDFKKQQSVDFFVAVPDKATGEELSQVLKGEGFNCFLDQDDETEEWACCCTKRMLLNYNELIKIQNKLDNLSKPHGGFADGWGVFVE
- a CDS encoding DUF4386 domain-containing protein; the protein is MNSKKTARIIGVLFILAAVTAVIGLNLYDPISNGPDYLRNGSEHANRVVIGALMELMLVVSSVGTATTMFPLLRKYNETIAIWHVCFRFLEAVVITVGVISVLTLLTLSQEFVAAGTPDPSSYHASRK
- a CDS encoding GntR family transcriptional regulator → MLDEKSVIPLYYQLKEILKEKIKDSSWEEGLKVPSERELMEFYGVSRATVRKAISELMMEGLIFSKQGVGTFVSKTKITQNLIGELSFNRQAILQGLTPSSKVVYAALESPLPNRIVDIFNLNQTEKIHKIIRVRSINNTPLILETLYIPYKFAPEILNQDLKNITVFNYLENECKLTFTHSTLEIEPIAINEFESNFLEIEVGKPSLSLERVIYFHEQVITIQRRIMRGDRGKFSLTLGEKPKKHEDYLVGIEFNE
- a CDS encoding chromate transporter — its product is MNSNIRILIKLLFTFLKISPITFGGGYAMTTLIELEVVNKNEWIKKEEIIDVFTIAQTLPGAVAINSAIFIGYRVAGFTGAVVSLIGILFPTFLIVILVSLIYFIFKDNSIIKAAFNGIGASIVALILYAGFLIGKTAIRGKTSVFIMILSLLLLIIFHINPIILIISGALVGMIKLKPKSVGEKGGGITTRDEQMLFIKKVKEE
- a CDS encoding chromate transporter, which translates into the protein MMYLQLYWGFFLVGCFSFGGGYAMLPLIERLISSHDWMTSGQFAEVISLSGMLPGSIGTNAAVFVGFQTGGIAASLVATAGIITPSLILVVLISKFFKRFQDSEIIEKAFYGLRPVVVGLLVYSAIKYAFSLEIMTTISIETIIFTIMLIISLLLLIYKKIHPLFLIFLSVIGGIAFL
- a CDS encoding glucose 1-dehydrogenase translates to MSIQKLFDLTGQTAIVTGGGRGLGRQIALGLAEAGANIVLCSRNLAACESVKQEIIDKGREAIALYVDVTKPDTIDKLVDAAISQFGKITILVNNSGIGGRFPAAEMPLEKWQSVIDTNLTGVFLMCQAVGKTMIENSYGKIVNIGSAAGFKGTEPFWLDNVAYNSSKGALSILTKDLAVKWGPLGVYVNTVAPGTFPTDINREKIAKIGEIMLDNIPLRRFGGENDLMGAVLFFASGASNFCTGQTLPIDGGLTAK
- a CDS encoding alkyl sulfatase dimerization domain-containing protein, giving the protein MSIKPNETKQNPSENVATAINPNLYMGGSVEKVTMSNGAIVNKVLAKHYTDLPGPSITKLTDKITVLENYSLENTIIIEGKEGIIVWDTGSNLGIGKKKYKALRSVTDKPIMAIIYSHNHYTKGAKAFLSEEAEDGSIQIIGHPDIHKNTINSTAELGKAISKSTAQHFGLYLPNQGPDAPPISYDGGSDADKSSGYVKPNYGVRDGEELMVDGVRIQFFYTPADTFDSITAWLPDHDTVITNSIWHVLPNMYTLRGQPYRDPDYWIKGIDQIRSIRPQYLITSHGNPMKTREASYELATSYRDAMSFIYCQTIRLINKGLKPDEIAEEITLPAHLSQHPRLIEVYGEFKHQVKGVYSGLIGWFSLDAADINPVPISFRSLKIIEGYGGIPKVLKACRESIENHEYAWAAELVTHVLNIQPDLKEAREMKAEALREMGQLTSALSSRGFYLSQALELEGKVDLSNIPNSFSKNYDKAAAQKYPIETSIKLLEYKIIPGKCEHLNRILSIEFTDLNQTFGLHVRNGVAEFIDSPPKQPNISIALPSTVWLDIILGKYTIDEALNHDSVQISGEGSAISELMQSFDL